One genomic region from Epinephelus fuscoguttatus linkage group LG6, E.fuscoguttatus.final_Chr_v1 encodes:
- the si:dkey-1k23.3 gene encoding heat shock protein beta-1, with amino-acid sequence MSEEAKTEPSCGEHSEGVPWYPLRKWWQSSRLFNQDVGLPPVLEPGDLRWMDVDRLQRSLAACSWPGYIPAPMFVPYISGSMHHPGQKISKEQYKWRVSLDVSHFFPSEISLSVKDGFLEVGGKHEERPDEHGFIARCFTRKYRLPPEIDATKIASTLSVDGILNVEAPVSETSVPATVIIPIKVELEATAEKQEKEEAPDAKPGATEASDSPSAQGEGKESPLEVHGDQAQPGSATDGPQQHEERREQEEEEETHEKPAGESHPSAPVGGEDPDGLQDSSQQHEAQDAEESKQPEHKEAAVDGEIQVMAGSGEAAEEIAHPEEPELGKSPPSEVQSQELEAPDIKQERTE; translated from the exons ATGAGCGAAGAGGCCAAAACAGAGCCGTCATGTGGGGAGCACAGCGAAGGTGTCCCCTGGTACCCCCTGAGAAAATGGTGGCAGTCCAGCAGGCTTTTCAATCAGGATGTTGGCCTGCCGCCTGTCCTGGAGCCAGGGGACCTTCGGTGGATGGATGTGGACCGGCTCCAGAGGAGTCTGGCAGCCTGTTCCTGGCCAGGGTACATACCCGCTCCAATGTTTGTGCCCTACATCTCTGGGTCGATGCATCATCCCGGCCAGAAGATTAGTAAGGAGCAGTACAAGTGGAGGGTCAGCCTGGATGTGTCTCACTTCTTCCCCTCGGAGATTTCTCTCAGCGTCAAAGACGGATTCCTGGAGGTCGGAG GGAAACACGAGGAGAGGCCAGACGAGCATGGATTTATTGCCAGATGTTTTACAAGGAAATACAG GCTCCCACCTGAGATCGATGCAACCAAAATAGCCTCCACACTTTCTGTCGATGGCATCCTGAATGTGGAAGCTCCAGTTTCCGAAACCTCTGTTCCTGCAACCGTCATCATTCCCATAAAG GTGGAGCTGGAGGCGACTGCAGAGAAACAGGAGAAAGAAGAAGCCCCTGATGCAAAACCAGGGGCAACTGAGGCCTCGGATTCTCCATCTGCACAGGGTGAAGGCAAAGAGTCTCCATTAGAGGTCCATGGCGACCAGGCCCAACCTGGCAGCGCCACAGATGGGCCACAGCAGCATGAAGAGAGAagggaacaggaggaggaggaggagacccaTGAAAAGCCAGCTGGAGAGTCCCACCCTTCAGCGCCTGTCGGTGGCGAAGACCCAGACGGTCTTCAAGATTCTTCTCAGCAGCATGAAGCCCAGGATGCAGAAGAGTCCAAGCAGCCAGAACACAAAGAAGCAGCCGTGGATGGAGAGATCCAGGTAATGGCAGGCTCAGGGGAGGCTGCTGAGGAGATCGCCCACCCTGAGGAGCCAGAGCTGGGCAAGAGTCCACCGAGCGAGGTCCAGAGCCAGGAGCTGGAGGCCCCCGACATAAAACAAGAACGCACTGAGTAG